The following coding sequences lie in one Pectobacterium sp. A5351 genomic window:
- the lpxM gene encoding lauroyl-Kdo(2)-lipid IV(A) myristoyltransferase (LpxM is lauroyl-Kdo(2)-lipid IV(A) myristoyltransferase, an enzyme characterized in Escherichia coli and involved in biosynthesis of the form of lipid A found in that species and some closely related species.) codes for MEKEKKSNAEFIPQFQRAFFHPRYWGVWLGVGVMALAAYIPARLRNPVLGGLGRFVGKISKGARRRARINLLYCMPELTEAQREAIIDDMFATAPQSMIMMVEVGIRNPKKIEKYVRWHGEDILDRIKEQEKNVIFLVPHGWGVDIPAMLLTSRGQRMAAMFHNQKNALVDYWWNRLRRRFGGRIHARNDGIKPFISSVRSGCWGYYLPDQDHGPEHSEFVDFFATYKATLPAVGRLMKVCRADIIPLFPVYNAKDGCLDVYIRPPMDDLAEADDVYIARRMNEEVEILVRPNPEQYTWILKLLKTRKPGEIEPYCRDDLYRN; via the coding sequence ATGGAAAAAGAGAAAAAATCGAACGCTGAATTTATTCCCCAGTTTCAACGCGCTTTTTTTCATCCGCGCTATTGGGGCGTTTGGTTAGGTGTTGGCGTAATGGCACTCGCCGCCTATATTCCTGCGCGATTAAGAAATCCGGTGCTGGGTGGGTTGGGGCGTTTTGTCGGGAAAATATCAAAAGGCGCACGCCGCCGTGCCCGTATAAACCTGCTGTATTGTATGCCGGAATTAACGGAAGCGCAGCGGGAAGCCATCATCGATGACATGTTTGCGACGGCACCTCAGTCGATGATCATGATGGTGGAAGTCGGGATTCGTAACCCAAAGAAAATCGAGAAATATGTGCGTTGGCACGGTGAAGACATTCTGGATCGTATTAAAGAACAAGAGAAAAACGTGATTTTTCTGGTTCCGCACGGTTGGGGCGTTGATATTCCGGCGATGCTGCTGACTTCGCGTGGTCAGCGTATGGCGGCGATGTTCCACAACCAGAAGAATGCGCTGGTGGATTACTGGTGGAATCGGTTACGCCGTCGCTTTGGTGGTCGTATCCATGCGCGTAACGACGGTATTAAGCCGTTTATCAGTTCCGTGCGTTCCGGGTGCTGGGGCTATTACCTGCCCGATCAGGATCATGGCCCTGAACACAGCGAATTCGTTGATTTCTTTGCGACTTATAAGGCAACACTGCCTGCTGTCGGACGGCTGATGAAAGTATGCCGCGCTGATATCATCCCGCTGTTCCCGGTATATAACGCGAAAGACGGCTGCCTGGATGTATATATTCGCCCGCCGATGGATGATTTGGCAGAGGCGGATGACGTATATATTGCACGCCGCATGAATGAAGAGGTGGAAATTCTGGTCAGGCCGAATCCTGAACAGTACACCTGGATTCTGAAGCTGTTGAAAACCCGCAAGCCGGGTGAGATTGAACCGTACTGTCGGGATGATTTATATCGCAACTAG
- the znuA gene encoding zinc ABC transporter substrate-binding protein ZnuA — protein sequence MQQPIQQKKPIQQKKWLKSVLFASALLASGMSISAASAAVITSIRPLGFIASAIADGVTPSEVLLPDGASPHDYALRPSDVQRLQSADLVIWVGPEMEAFLGKPLAKIPPAKQIALSALPAIKSELEKAAGHDHESEHEQAHDDHEKGHDHSHTAHDDGDDGHHHSEFNMHIWLSPEMTKQAAIAIHAKLLELMPQNKDKLDANLLYFTDKIAQADEKIVKMLAPVQGKGYFVFHDAYGYFEKHYGLSPLGYFTVNPEIQPGAQRLHQIRTQLVEQKAVCVFAEPQFRPAVINAVAKGTDVRSGVLDPLGSNIALGRDSYADFLLQLSNQYVSCLEEKS from the coding sequence ATGCAACAACCTATTCAACAAAAAAAACCTATTCAGCAAAAAAAATGGTTAAAAAGTGTTCTTTTTGCCAGCGCGCTACTCGCGAGCGGGATGTCAATCAGCGCAGCATCCGCGGCGGTCATTACGTCAATTCGTCCGTTAGGATTCATTGCGTCGGCGATTGCCGATGGCGTAACGCCATCGGAGGTTTTATTACCGGATGGTGCATCGCCCCACGATTATGCCTTGCGCCCGTCTGATGTCCAGCGTTTACAGTCCGCAGATTTGGTGATTTGGGTTGGGCCGGAAATGGAAGCCTTCCTTGGAAAGCCGTTAGCGAAAATTCCACCCGCAAAGCAGATTGCACTTTCCGCGTTGCCTGCCATTAAGTCCGAACTGGAAAAAGCGGCTGGGCACGATCATGAGAGTGAGCATGAACAGGCGCATGATGACCATGAAAAAGGCCACGATCACAGCCATACCGCCCATGATGACGGCGACGATGGCCACCATCATAGCGAGTTCAATATGCACATTTGGCTGTCGCCGGAGATGACAAAACAGGCGGCAATTGCCATTCATGCAAAATTATTGGAACTTATGCCTCAGAATAAGGACAAACTAGACGCGAATCTGCTTTATTTCACGGATAAAATCGCGCAAGCAGATGAAAAAATTGTTAAGATGCTAGCGCCTGTGCAGGGTAAAGGCTATTTCGTGTTCCATGATGCCTATGGCTATTTTGAGAAACACTACGGATTAAGCCCCTTGGGTTACTTCACGGTTAACCCCGAAATCCAACCTGGAGCACAGCGTTTACATCAAATACGAACACAGTTGGTTGAGCAGAAAGCCGTATGCGTTTTTGCTGAACCACAATTCAGGCCAGCCGTTATTAATGCTGTTGCCAAGGGAACCGACGTGCGCTCGGGTGTGCTCGATCCATTGGGAAGCAATATTGCACTGGGTAGAGATAGCTATGCCGATTTCTTGTTGCAGTTATCGAACCAGTATGTGAGCTGTCTGGAGGAAAAATCATGA
- the ruvA gene encoding Holliday junction branch migration protein RuvA: MIGRLRGIILEKQPPQVLIEANGVGYEVHMPMTCFYELPELNQEAIIFTHFVVREDAQLLFGFNDKQERALFRELIKVNGVGPKLALAILSGMSATQFVSAVEREEIGALVKLPGVGKKTAERLVVEMKDRFKGLSGDLFNPVSDIPLASPAAADSRVSDPEAEAAAALVALGYKPQEASRMISKIARPDADCETLIRDALRAAL; this comes from the coding sequence GTGATAGGTCGTCTCAGAGGCATTATCCTGGAAAAACAGCCGCCGCAGGTGCTGATAGAAGCTAACGGCGTGGGTTACGAAGTCCATATGCCGATGACGTGCTTTTACGAACTCCCTGAGCTCAATCAGGAAGCGATTATTTTTACCCATTTCGTTGTCCGCGAAGATGCGCAACTGCTGTTCGGTTTTAATGATAAGCAGGAGAGGGCGCTGTTCCGTGAACTGATCAAAGTGAATGGCGTTGGGCCAAAGCTGGCGCTGGCGATTCTCTCCGGGATGTCTGCGACGCAGTTTGTCAGCGCGGTTGAACGCGAAGAAATCGGTGCGCTGGTTAAACTCCCTGGCGTCGGTAAGAAAACGGCGGAAAGACTGGTTGTTGAAATGAAAGATCGCTTCAAAGGCTTGAGCGGCGATCTGTTTAATCCGGTCAGCGATATTCCGCTGGCGTCACCCGCTGCCGCAGACAGCCGTGTTAGCGATCCTGAAGCGGAAGCCGCAGCAGCACTGGTTGCGCTGGGCTATAAACCACAGGAAGCCAGCCGCATGATTTCCAAGATTGCGCGTCCCGACGCTGACTGTGAAACTCTAATCAGGGATGCACTGCGCGCGGCGCTGTGA
- the znuB gene encoding zinc ABC transporter permease subunit ZnuB: protein MIELLFPGWLAGILLAIAAGPLGSFVVWRRMSYFGDTLAHASLLGVAFGLLLNINLFAAVIAVTLILALGLVWLERRPYLAVDTLLGIMAHSALSLGLVVVSLMNNVRVDLMAYLFGDLLSVTTEDLWVIAGGVIVVVAIMRWQWCPLLSMTISPELAHVDGVKLQRTKLLLMLTTALTIGIAMKFVGALIITSLLIIPAASARRFARTPEQMASIAMIVGMIAVTGGLAFSAGYNTPAGPSVVLCASLLFIISLLKRQPA from the coding sequence ATGATCGAATTGCTGTTTCCCGGTTGGCTGGCGGGGATATTACTGGCTATTGCGGCAGGTCCGCTGGGTTCGTTCGTCGTCTGGCGGCGAATGTCTTATTTCGGCGATACGCTGGCACACGCCTCCTTACTTGGCGTCGCTTTCGGCCTGCTGCTAAACATTAACCTGTTTGCTGCCGTCATCGCCGTGACACTCATTCTGGCTCTGGGGCTTGTCTGGCTGGAGCGGCGTCCCTATCTGGCCGTCGATACCTTACTCGGCATCATGGCACACAGTGCCTTGTCGCTGGGATTGGTTGTGGTTAGCCTGATGAATAACGTGCGCGTGGATCTGATGGCTTACCTGTTTGGTGATTTGCTCTCCGTCACGACAGAGGATCTGTGGGTCATCGCTGGCGGTGTGATTGTCGTTGTGGCCATTATGCGCTGGCAATGGTGCCCGCTGCTTTCGATGACGATTAGCCCGGAACTGGCGCACGTCGACGGCGTGAAGCTACAGCGCACCAAGCTGCTGTTGATGCTAACCACTGCGCTAACAATTGGTATTGCCATGAAATTTGTTGGTGCGCTGATCATTACGTCACTGCTGATTATTCCCGCCGCCAGCGCCAGACGCTTCGCGCGGACACCAGAACAAATGGCAAGTATCGCAATGATTGTTGGCATGATTGCCGTGACGGGTGGTTTGGCCTTCTCGGCTGGCTACAATACGCCGGCCGGGCCATCAGTGGTGTTGTGCGCATCGCTGCTGTTTATTATCAGCCTGCTGAAGCGCCAGCCTGCTTGA
- a CDS encoding YebC/PmpR family DNA-binding transcriptional regulator encodes MAGHSKWANTKHRKAAQDAKRGKIFTKIIRELVTAARLGGGDPGSNPRLRAAIDKALSNNMTRDTLNRAIARGVGGDEDANMETIIYEGYGPGGTAVMVECLSDNRNRTVSEVRHAFTKTGGNLGTDGSVSYLFTKKGVISYAPGLDEDAVMDAALEAGADDVVTYDDGAIDVFTPWETFGNVKDALDAAGLKAESAEVSMIPSTKADMDEETAPKLMRLIDMLEDCDDVQEVYHNGDISDEVAELL; translated from the coding sequence ATGGCAGGTCATAGTAAGTGGGCGAACACAAAGCATCGTAAAGCAGCACAGGACGCCAAACGCGGTAAAATCTTTACCAAGATTATCCGCGAACTGGTTACCGCAGCCCGTCTGGGCGGTGGCGATCCGGGTTCTAACCCACGTCTGCGCGCCGCGATCGATAAAGCACTGTCCAACAACATGACGCGCGATACCCTGAACCGCGCGATTGCCCGTGGCGTCGGCGGTGACGAAGATGCCAACATGGAAACCATCATTTATGAAGGTTACGGCCCGGGCGGCACGGCTGTCATGGTGGAGTGCCTGAGTGATAACCGTAACCGTACCGTTTCCGAAGTACGCCATGCGTTTACAAAAACCGGTGGTAACCTGGGGACTGATGGTTCCGTTTCGTACCTTTTCACCAAGAAAGGCGTTATTTCTTACGCGCCAGGTCTGGATGAAGATGCGGTGATGGATGCGGCGCTGGAAGCGGGCGCGGACGATGTTGTGACGTACGACGACGGTGCGATTGACGTCTTCACGCCGTGGGAAACGTTCGGTAACGTGAAAGACGCGCTGGATGCAGCGGGTCTGAAAGCAGAATCGGCTGAAGTATCGATGATTCCGTCCACCAAGGCGGATATGGATGAGGAAACGGCACCGAAGCTGATGCGTCTGATCGACATGCTGGAAGATTGCGACGATGTGCAGGAGGTTTACCACAACGGTGATATCTCCGATGAGGTGGCTGAACTGCTGTAA
- the znuC gene encoding zinc ABC transporter ATP-binding protein ZnuC, translating into MSTLVSLNNISVTFGSRKVLSDISLTLQAGRILTLLGPNGAGKSTLVRVVLGLLSPTSGSLVRDHALRIGYVPQKLHLDTTLPLTVSRFMQLRPGVKKQDILPALKRVQAAHLLEQPMQKLSGGETQRVLLARALLNQPQLLVLDEPTQGVDVNGQLALYDLINQLRQEFHCGVLMVSHDLHLVMAKTDEVLCLNQHVCCSGTPEVVSLHPEFLAMFGHRGVEQLAIYRHHHNHRHDLQGRIILKRQGGNDA; encoded by the coding sequence ATGTCCACATTGGTATCACTTAATAATATTTCCGTTACATTTGGCAGCCGAAAGGTCTTGTCAGATATTTCTCTTACCTTGCAGGCAGGTCGAATTCTGACGCTGCTGGGGCCGAATGGCGCAGGGAAATCAACACTGGTACGCGTCGTTCTGGGGCTACTCTCCCCCACCTCCGGCTCGCTGGTCCGGGATCACGCACTGCGTATCGGCTATGTTCCACAGAAACTGCATCTGGATACCACGCTGCCGTTGACCGTCAGCCGCTTTATGCAACTGCGCCCCGGCGTGAAAAAGCAGGATATTTTACCAGCCCTTAAGCGCGTACAGGCGGCTCACCTGCTAGAACAACCAATGCAGAAACTTTCCGGCGGCGAAACCCAACGCGTGCTGTTAGCGCGCGCACTACTCAATCAGCCCCAGCTTCTGGTGCTGGATGAGCCGACGCAGGGTGTCGACGTCAATGGGCAACTGGCGCTGTACGATCTCATCAACCAACTACGGCAGGAATTCCACTGCGGTGTGCTGATGGTCTCACACGATCTGCATCTGGTGATGGCGAAAACGGATGAAGTTCTGTGCCTTAATCAGCATGTTTGCTGCTCCGGCACGCCTGAGGTTGTTTCCCTTCATCCTGAATTTTTAGCGATGTTTGGCCACCGCGGCGTAGAGCAATTGGCGATTTATCGCCACCATCATAATCATCGTCACGATCTACAGGGACGTATCATTCTGAAAAGACAAGGTGGAAACGACGCATGA
- the nudB gene encoding dihydroneopterin triphosphate diphosphatase: MVYKRPVSVLVVIYARDTGRVLMLQRRDDPEFWQSVTGSIEEGESAPYAAQREVKEEVNIDISAEALSLFDCQRCIEFELFAHLRRRYAPGVTHNTEHWFCLALPAEREVQLSEHLAYQWLDVPHAAQLTKSWSNRQAIEEFVIYPA; encoded by the coding sequence ATGGTATATAAGCGACCCGTTTCGGTTCTGGTGGTGATCTATGCCCGTGACACCGGGCGGGTGCTGATGTTGCAGCGGCGTGACGATCCTGAATTCTGGCAGTCGGTAACCGGCAGTATAGAAGAAGGGGAAAGTGCACCGTATGCCGCACAGCGTGAAGTCAAAGAAGAAGTTAACATTGATATATCCGCAGAAGCGTTATCACTCTTTGACTGTCAGCGCTGTATTGAGTTTGAGCTATTTGCTCATTTGAGACGTCGCTATGCGCCGGGAGTAACACACAATACCGAACACTGGTTTTGTCTGGCGTTACCTGCTGAGCGCGAGGTGCAATTATCCGAGCATCTTGCCTACCAGTGGTTGGATGTGCCCCACGCGGCACAGTTGACCAAGTCCTGGAGCAACCGGCAGGCGATTGAGGAATTTGTTATTTATCCGGCCTGA
- the ruvB gene encoding Holliday junction branch migration DNA helicase RuvB: MIEADRLISADAIPEEEFLDRAMRPKLLKEYVGQPQVREQMEIFIQAARKRGDALDHLLIFGPPGLGKTTLANIVANEMGVNMRTTSGPVLEKAGDLAALLTNLEPHDVLFIDEIHRLSPVVEEVLYPAMEDYQLDIMIGEGPAARSIKLDLPPFTLIGATTRAGSLTSPLRDRFGIVQRLEFYNVADLQYIVGRSAQCLGLDLTQEGSLEVARRARGTPRIANRLLRRVRDFSEVKSEGAITGDVATQALDMLAVDTEGFDYMDRKLLLAIIDKFMGGPVGLDNLAAAIGEERETIEDVLEPFLIQQGFIQRTPRGRIATQHAYRHFGLTREE, translated from the coding sequence ATGATAGAAGCCGATCGTTTAATTTCCGCTGACGCTATTCCCGAAGAAGAATTTCTCGACCGAGCGATGCGCCCTAAGCTGCTGAAAGAATATGTGGGCCAGCCGCAGGTGCGTGAGCAGATGGAAATTTTCATTCAAGCCGCCCGCAAACGCGGGGATGCGCTGGATCATCTGCTCATTTTTGGTCCTCCCGGTCTGGGTAAAACGACGCTGGCGAATATTGTCGCCAATGAAATGGGCGTGAATATGCGCACAACGTCAGGCCCGGTGCTGGAAAAAGCCGGCGACCTCGCAGCACTGCTGACTAATCTCGAACCGCATGATGTGCTGTTCATCGATGAAATTCATCGTCTGTCGCCCGTTGTGGAAGAAGTGCTGTATCCGGCGATGGAAGATTATCAGTTGGATATCATGATCGGTGAAGGACCTGCTGCCCGTTCGATCAAACTCGATTTACCGCCTTTTACGCTGATTGGTGCAACGACGCGTGCAGGTTCGTTAACCTCGCCGTTGCGCGATCGTTTCGGCATTGTGCAGCGTCTGGAGTTTTATAATGTGGCGGATTTACAGTATATCGTTGGCCGCAGCGCACAGTGTCTGGGGCTGGATCTGACGCAGGAAGGTTCCCTTGAAGTGGCCCGTCGTGCTCGCGGCACGCCGCGTATTGCCAACCGGCTATTACGCCGGGTACGCGATTTTTCCGAAGTTAAGTCGGAAGGGGCGATTACCGGTGATGTGGCGACACAGGCGCTGGATATGCTGGCGGTGGACACCGAAGGCTTTGACTATATGGACCGTAAGCTGCTGTTGGCGATTATCGATAAATTCATGGGCGGCCCCGTTGGGCTGGATAACTTAGCGGCAGCGATTGGCGAAGAACGTGAAACCATTGAAGACGTGTTGGAACCGTTTCTGATTCAGCAAGGGTTCATTCAGCGTACGCCGCGCGGTCGGATAGCGACACAGCATGCCTATCGGCACTTTGGCTTAACGCGCGAGGAGTAG
- the mepM gene encoding murein DD-endopeptidase MepM gives MQQIVRTIALAYNSLPRPHRVMLGSLTVVTLAVAVWRPFVYPHVDDAPMIVKDIDLETSPLRTLTPEASEPIDQPSPDDDIPQDELDDKVADEGSSHEYVVSTGDTLSSILTQYGIDMADVTQLADQNKDLRNLKIGQQISWSLGENGDLQSLTWQMSRRETRIYERVGDDFKERIETLKGEWRNSVLNGRVTGSFVSSAQNAGLTSAEVRDVIKALQWQLDFRKLRKDDTFSVLMSREILDGKSEQSELIGVRLNTGGKDYYAIRAEDGKFYDREGSGLTRGFMRFPTMKQFRVSSNFNPRRLNPVTGRVAPHKGVDFAMPVGTPVLAVGDGEVVIAKRSGAAGNYVVIRHGRQYTTHFMHLNRILVTSGQKVKRGDRIGLSGNTGRSTGPHLHYEFWINQQAVNPLTAKLPRSEGLAGKERRDYLAQVKEVVPQLKFD, from the coding sequence GTGCAGCAGATAGTCCGAACTATCGCTCTGGCGTATAACAGCTTACCTCGCCCCCATCGCGTCATGCTGGGGTCGCTTACCGTTGTGACATTGGCCGTTGCTGTTTGGCGGCCTTTTGTTTATCCCCACGTCGATGATGCCCCTATGATCGTGAAAGATATCGATCTGGAAACCAGCCCACTCCGTACGCTGACGCCAGAAGCCAGTGAACCCATAGACCAGCCCTCGCCAGATGACGATATTCCACAAGATGAGTTGGATGATAAAGTTGCCGATGAAGGCAGTTCGCATGAATATGTGGTGTCTACGGGCGATACCTTAAGCAGCATTTTGACGCAATATGGTATCGATATGGCGGACGTTACTCAGCTCGCCGATCAGAATAAAGATTTGCGTAACCTGAAAATTGGTCAGCAAATTTCATGGTCACTGGGTGAAAATGGTGACCTGCAAAGCCTGACCTGGCAGATGTCTCGCCGTGAAACGCGCATTTATGAGCGCGTCGGTGACGATTTCAAAGAACGCATTGAAACGCTGAAAGGCGAGTGGCGCAACAGCGTTCTGAATGGCCGAGTCACGGGTAGTTTTGTCAGCAGTGCGCAAAATGCCGGTTTGACCAGCGCAGAAGTGCGTGACGTCATCAAAGCGCTGCAATGGCAACTGGATTTCCGTAAGTTACGCAAGGACGACACGTTTTCTGTTTTGATGTCACGCGAAATACTCGATGGTAAAAGTGAACAGAGTGAGCTGATCGGCGTTCGTTTGAATACCGGAGGCAAAGATTATTACGCCATTCGCGCTGAAGACGGAAAGTTCTATGATCGTGAAGGTTCTGGGTTAACGCGTGGCTTTATGCGCTTCCCTACGATGAAACAATTCCGTGTTTCATCCAACTTTAATCCGCGCCGTTTGAACCCGGTGACAGGGCGCGTTGCGCCTCATAAAGGTGTCGATTTTGCTATGCCAGTTGGTACACCGGTTCTGGCCGTCGGAGACGGTGAAGTCGTGATTGCGAAACGCAGTGGCGCGGCGGGTAACTATGTCGTCATCCGTCATGGTCGTCAGTACACAACTCACTTTATGCACTTGAATCGTATATTGGTGACATCCGGTCAGAAAGTGAAACGTGGCGATCGTATAGGATTGTCTGGCAACACCGGGCGTTCAACCGGCCCGCACCTGCATTATGAGTTCTGGATCAACCAGCAGGCAGTAAACCCGCTAACGGCTAAACTGCCGCGTTCTGAAGGACTTGCGGGCAAAGAGCGTCGTGATTATCTGGCGCAGGTGAAAGAAGTGGTACCGCAGCTTAAGTTTGATTAA
- the ruvC gene encoding crossover junction endodeoxyribonuclease RuvC encodes MTIIVGIDPGSRVTGYGIIRQQGRHLTYLGSGCIRTVVDDMPTRLKLIYAGVSEIITQFRPDCMAIEQVFMAKNPDSALKLGQARGVAIVAGVNQDLPVFEYAARLVKQTVVGTGAADKKQVQHMVRSLLKLSASPQADAADALAIAITHCHFSQSLLRTSAAKANPLAGRLR; translated from the coding sequence ATGACAATAATAGTCGGCATCGACCCCGGTTCGCGCGTGACGGGCTATGGCATTATCCGTCAGCAGGGGCGTCATCTGACGTATCTCGGCAGCGGCTGTATCCGTACTGTGGTGGATGATATGCCCACGCGACTGAAGCTGATTTACGCAGGCGTGAGTGAAATCATCACGCAATTTCGCCCAGACTGTATGGCGATTGAGCAGGTTTTCATGGCGAAAAACCCAGATTCAGCCTTGAAACTGGGGCAGGCGCGCGGTGTGGCTATTGTCGCGGGGGTGAATCAGGATCTGCCCGTGTTTGAGTACGCCGCGCGTTTGGTTAAACAAACCGTGGTAGGGACGGGGGCGGCGGATAAAAAGCAGGTGCAGCATATGGTTCGCTCGCTGCTGAAATTGTCGGCCAGTCCACAGGCGGATGCCGCCGACGCGCTGGCTATTGCCATCACCCATTGCCACTTTAGTCAAAGTCTGCTGCGCACATCGGCGGCGAAAGCGAATCCGCTGGCAGGACGACTGCGCTGA